A stretch of the Agrobacterium fabrum str. C58 genome encodes the following:
- a CDS encoding GNAT family N-acetyltransferase yields the protein MLTEVFCHTVLAAIADECSHKVSQMQIRNASKEDALRCVELVEARRKEYENYEPRFWKKAANSAASTLSWFEKLFSDEHNVSLVAVENTLIVGFLIAREFPTPQVYDPGGATALIDDFCVAAKDRWHDAGAALLQRAKSELNRRGFAQVVVVGAQRDAAKTALLSQANLSLASTWWTSEV from the coding sequence ATGTTGACAGAGGTGTTTTGCCACACTGTACTGGCTGCCATCGCAGATGAATGCAGCCACAAGGTTAGCCAGATGCAAATTAGGAATGCCTCGAAAGAGGATGCGCTCCGGTGCGTGGAGCTTGTCGAAGCAAGACGCAAAGAATACGAGAACTACGAGCCGCGCTTTTGGAAGAAAGCCGCTAACTCAGCTGCTTCGACTCTTTCATGGTTTGAAAAACTGTTCTCTGATGAGCACAACGTGTCTCTTGTCGCCGTTGAGAACACACTGATCGTCGGTTTTCTTATCGCGCGAGAGTTTCCAACTCCGCAAGTATACGATCCGGGTGGGGCGACCGCTTTGATCGATGACTTCTGCGTTGCTGCTAAAGATCGTTGGCACGATGCGGGTGCAGCATTGTTACAGCGCGCAAAATCGGAGCTAAATCGGCGGGGGTTCGCACAAGTTGTGGTAGTTGGCGCTCAACGGGATGCCGCCAAAACTGCGTTATTGAGCCAAGCCAACCTTTCATTAGCTTCGACATGGTGGACATCAGAAGTGTAG
- a CDS encoding MgtC/SapB family protein, which produces MAAVKLPTQRLYGTSFTCQICERNKDATVGDEVWGTLVKEFSDVPDASAITRITVRLVIAAVLGGVLGFERESKGRSAGLRTHMLVAVGAALFVLGPLQSGMQIGDLSRVLQGVVQGIGFLGAGAIIIRSAQREVEGLTTAASIWATAAIGVMAGLGMEVTAVLSTAIVLVILAAVPHILPTPSETDSKSIGDD; this is translated from the coding sequence ATGGCGGCAGTGAAGTTGCCAACGCAGCGTTTGTATGGCACCTCGTTTACATGCCAAATTTGCGAACGAAATAAGGATGCGACCGTGGGAGACGAAGTTTGGGGGACGTTAGTCAAAGAATTCTCTGATGTTCCAGACGCGTCGGCCATAACTCGCATCACTGTGCGCCTTGTGATCGCGGCGGTACTCGGTGGGGTTCTCGGGTTCGAACGCGAGAGCAAGGGCAGAAGTGCTGGCTTGCGGACTCACATGTTGGTTGCCGTAGGTGCTGCACTTTTCGTTTTAGGTCCACTGCAGAGCGGCATGCAGATCGGCGATCTGTCACGGGTACTGCAGGGTGTCGTTCAAGGAATAGGCTTCCTCGGCGCGGGTGCTATCATAATCCGCTCGGCGCAGCGGGAGGTAGAAGGGCTCACCACAGCGGCCAGTATCTGGGCGACAGCCGCGATTGGTGTAATGGCCGGCCTGGGAATGGAGGTAACGGCCGTCTTATCGACCGCGATCGTCTTGGTCATTCTCGCAGCGGTGCCTCACATCTTGCCCACGCCATCCGAGACGGACTCAAAGTCTATTGGGGACGATTGA
- a CDS encoding NAD-dependent succinate-semialdehyde dehydrogenase, with the protein MIKLKNAALLRDACLVNGRWLKAADGKTIAVENPANSMIIGHVPSLSADEVKAAVESAGKAFSEWSRRSAKDRAAILRRWFDLMVANADDLGALMTAEQGKPFAEAKGEALYAASFVEWFAEEAKRVYGDTIPSPTTDKRITILKQPIGVCAAITPWNFPAAMITRKAAPALAAGCAMIVKPAEQTPLTALALGVLAEEAGVPAGVFQVVTGAARDIGKVFTESDTVRKISFTGSTEVGRLLMAQSAPTIKKLSLELGGNAPFIVFDDADLDAAVEGAIVSKYRNAGQTCVCSNRIYVQDGVYDAFAEKLVKRVESLSVGEGTEPGVLIGPLIDQEAVAKVEDHVADALGKGAKIVIGGKRHALGGTFYEPTVLTGATQAMKVAREETFGPVAPLFRFGTEDEAVAMANDTEFGLAAYFYTENVRRTWRVAEALEYGMVGHNTGLISNEVAPFGGVKQSGLGREGSHYGIDEYLEIKYLCSAIG; encoded by the coding sequence ATGATCAAGCTAAAAAATGCGGCGCTGTTGCGTGATGCCTGCCTGGTGAATGGTCGCTGGCTGAAAGCCGCGGATGGCAAGACGATTGCGGTGGAAAATCCCGCCAACTCGATGATCATCGGTCACGTTCCTTCATTGTCGGCAGATGAGGTTAAAGCTGCAGTCGAGTCAGCAGGCAAGGCATTTTCCGAGTGGAGCCGCCGTTCTGCGAAGGACCGCGCTGCCATATTGCGTCGATGGTTTGATCTCATGGTGGCGAACGCTGACGATCTTGGTGCGTTGATGACTGCCGAGCAGGGAAAGCCGTTTGCGGAAGCAAAGGGCGAAGCCCTTTATGCGGCATCTTTCGTGGAATGGTTCGCGGAGGAAGCCAAACGTGTTTATGGCGATACCATTCCTTCGCCGACCACGGACAAGCGCATTACCATCCTGAAGCAGCCGATCGGTGTCTGCGCCGCGATCACGCCATGGAACTTCCCGGCCGCGATGATCACCCGCAAGGCGGCCCCGGCACTTGCCGCAGGCTGCGCGATGATCGTCAAACCGGCTGAGCAGACCCCTCTCACCGCACTTGCTCTGGGTGTTCTCGCCGAAGAAGCGGGCGTTCCCGCCGGTGTCTTCCAGGTGGTGACGGGCGCCGCACGCGATATCGGCAAGGTGTTTACCGAAAGCGACACGGTGCGAAAGATCTCCTTTACCGGATCGACTGAAGTCGGTCGTCTGCTGATGGCGCAATCGGCCCCGACGATCAAGAAACTGTCGCTGGAACTTGGTGGCAATGCGCCTTTCATCGTCTTTGATGATGCCGATCTGGATGCGGCCGTTGAGGGCGCGATCGTGTCGAAATACCGCAATGCCGGACAGACCTGCGTGTGCTCCAACCGGATCTATGTCCAGGATGGTGTTTACGACGCATTCGCGGAAAAGCTGGTCAAAAGGGTCGAAAGCCTGTCCGTCGGTGAGGGCACGGAACCTGGTGTTCTGATAGGTCCACTGATCGACCAGGAGGCCGTGGCAAAGGTCGAGGATCACGTTGCTGATGCCCTTGGCAAGGGAGCAAAGATCGTCATCGGTGGAAAGCGTCATGCTCTTGGAGGCACATTCTACGAACCAACGGTTCTGACTGGTGCAACCCAGGCCATGAAGGTTGCCCGTGAGGAGACCTTTGGACCCGTCGCCCCGCTCTTTCGGTTCGGGACGGAAGACGAAGCGGTCGCCATGGCGAACGATACCGAATTTGGTCTGGCGGCCTATTTCTACACCGAGAATGTCCGCCGGACATGGCGTGTCGCAGAAGCGCTCGAATACGGCATGGTGGGCCACAATACAGGCCTCATCTCCAACGAAGTCGCACCATTCGGTGGCGTGAAGCAGTCCGGCTTGGGCCGCGAAGGCTCGCACTACGGCATCGATGAATATCTTGAAATCAAATACCTGTGCTCGGCCATCGGCTGA
- a CDS encoding alpha/beta hydrolase family protein translates to MAEVTEHTIDRGDGARVQLFQARASDRRNGAILFVHGNQGGLLLGGQEAVEDGSLVRFSSRLGITAAAVSQPGFGTSDGPADFCGPSTQKAIVAALDFLKRQPSVDPERIVLYGNSRGAVASAMVATKVADLKAIILTGGVYDLRDAYKTSARGLQEAIRNEAGISDEAFLDRSALYHAHSIRSETLLLHGKYDDRASVDQAERFSEALARSGVPVRFHALDGGHRLPRDQVTPILRDFLTRVFAPMATIH, encoded by the coding sequence ATGGCTGAGGTAACAGAACACACCATAGATCGGGGCGATGGCGCTCGTGTTCAGCTATTCCAGGCGCGTGCTTCGGATCGACGAAACGGAGCGATACTGTTCGTTCACGGTAATCAGGGAGGACTTCTTTTAGGTGGACAGGAAGCGGTCGAAGATGGATCCCTCGTCCGGTTCTCCTCGCGCCTCGGCATAACGGCGGCCGCCGTATCGCAGCCTGGTTTCGGCACATCGGACGGACCAGCGGATTTCTGCGGACCGTCGACACAGAAAGCGATTGTCGCGGCGTTGGATTTCCTCAAGCGGCAGCCATCGGTCGATCCAGAGCGTATCGTACTTTATGGCAACAGCCGTGGGGCTGTCGCCTCTGCCATGGTGGCAACCAAGGTGGCCGATCTCAAAGCGATCATACTGACTGGAGGCGTCTATGACTTGAGAGACGCCTACAAGACAAGTGCACGAGGCCTGCAAGAGGCTATCCGAAACGAAGCAGGTATCTCAGACGAGGCCTTCCTGGATAGATCCGCACTCTATCATGCTCATAGCATCCGATCAGAAACCCTACTTCTCCACGGCAAATATGATGATCGTGCATCGGTCGATCAGGCTGAACGATTTTCCGAGGCTCTTGCAAGGTCGGGGGTCCCTGTACGTTTTCACGCGCTTGATGGCGGTCATCGGCTTCCCCGCGATCAGGTCACTCCCATTCTCCGCGATTTCCTTACCCGAGTGTTCGCACCGATGGCGACTATTCATTGA
- a CDS encoding AraC family transcriptional regulator translates to MTESSDSGRKHDRLTAFLKAFHLGASRCDCAEAANLLIINVHGAGEPTHLLYRARSTASLPDGAAICAGATVDFGGSANPLVGALPDELCLSLANEPELRGLCQLMVAEVEVARCGGGTIEARLCEIIVVLAIRKAIAIGTVDAGLLAGLAHPGLHPSLVAIHDNPARNWRIADLAAIADMSRGQFISTFTQTVAQSPIAYLNGWRLALGRAELRAGRSVKSVATGVGFGSAAAFSRAYSRKFGSPPAQSKPRP, encoded by the coding sequence ATGACTGAAAGTTCAGATTCCGGGCGAAAACATGATCGGTTGACGGCTTTCCTGAAAGCCTTTCATCTTGGCGCATCACGTTGCGATTGTGCTGAAGCCGCTAACCTCCTGATCATCAATGTCCATGGCGCAGGTGAACCGACCCATCTGCTTTATCGCGCCAGATCCACGGCGTCGCTGCCGGATGGCGCAGCTATATGCGCTGGCGCCACAGTGGATTTTGGCGGTAGTGCCAATCCGTTGGTCGGTGCACTGCCAGACGAATTGTGCCTTTCACTGGCCAACGAACCGGAATTGCGCGGTTTGTGTCAACTGATGGTGGCCGAGGTCGAGGTCGCCCGCTGTGGTGGCGGTACTATCGAGGCGCGTCTATGCGAGATCATCGTCGTGCTTGCGATCCGCAAGGCAATAGCGATCGGCACGGTCGATGCGGGATTACTGGCGGGTCTGGCGCACCCCGGACTGCATCCCAGCCTTGTGGCCATACATGACAATCCGGCGCGAAATTGGCGGATTGCGGACCTTGCCGCCATAGCGGATATGTCGCGCGGACAATTCATTTCCACCTTCACGCAAACCGTTGCCCAGTCGCCTATCGCCTACCTCAATGGCTGGCGCCTGGCGCTTGGACGAGCAGAACTGCGCGCCGGACGAAGTGTCAAATCGGTCGCCACCGGGGTCGGCTTCGGCAGCGCCGCCGCATTTTCCCGCGCCTATTCCCGCAAGTTCGGCTCACCGCCGGCCCAGAGCAAACCACGACCATGA
- a CDS encoding GNAT family N-acetyltransferase — protein sequence MEQSQYSTASRLPTVEEYLHLRSVAGLSAFSPEAARLGLTGTVYSVVVMHRGAAIGMGRLIGDGGCFFQVVDIAVHPDHQGRGLGKTIMQTIMSYVSRKLPVSAYVSLIADVPANKLYEKFGFKETAPRSLGMAYRVTSAEP from the coding sequence ATGGAACAATCGCAATACAGCACCGCGTCCCGTTTGCCGACAGTAGAAGAGTACCTGCATCTTCGTTCTGTCGCCGGGCTAAGTGCGTTTTCGCCAGAGGCTGCCCGGTTAGGGCTAACGGGTACGGTTTACTCGGTCGTTGTCATGCATCGAGGCGCGGCAATCGGGATGGGGCGATTGATCGGCGATGGAGGCTGCTTTTTCCAGGTTGTCGACATCGCTGTTCATCCCGACCATCAGGGACGAGGACTGGGGAAAACCATCATGCAGACAATCATGTCGTATGTCTCGCGAAAGCTGCCCGTCTCGGCCTATGTCAGTCTGATCGCCGACGTTCCGGCGAACAAACTCTACGAAAAATTTGGCTTCAAAGAAACTGCTCCGCGATCGCTGGGAATGGCATATCGGGTTACTTCGGCTGAACCTTGA
- a CDS encoding iron-containing alcohol dehydrogenase, whose product MTINPFEFRTVPSMQVAWGGAHRLGEILSGRFQARKALLITDAGLIKAGLIKPIADALAASGFNVTIFDKVVADPPEHIVADCVESARQIGVDIVIGLGGGSSLDIAKLVAVLLVSDQTLADMYGIGNVKGSRLPLVLVPTTAGTGSEVTNISIITTGETTKMGVVSPQLYADFVLLDAELTVGLPQVHTAATGIDAMVHAIEAYTSKHKKNPLSDALAREALRLLGANLIAACRNGADRKAREGMLLGATLAGQAFANSPVAAVHALAYPLGGHYHVPHGLSNALMLGPVLRFNAKAAASLYAELADVLGVPGEGDAATRSDAFVQHMETLMDESGAPRRLRDVGVTDNTLAMLASDAMKQSRLLVNNPVEVREEDALALYREAF is encoded by the coding sequence ATGACCATCAACCCTTTCGAATTCCGCACCGTTCCCTCCATGCAGGTTGCCTGGGGTGGCGCCCATCGCCTCGGAGAGATTCTTTCCGGCAGGTTTCAGGCGCGCAAGGCGCTGCTGATTACCGATGCAGGTCTCATCAAGGCCGGCCTCATCAAGCCGATTGCTGACGCCCTTGCGGCCAGCGGCTTTAACGTCACGATCTTCGACAAGGTCGTTGCTGATCCGCCAGAGCACATCGTTGCCGACTGCGTCGAGTCCGCAAGGCAGATCGGCGTCGATATCGTTATTGGTCTTGGCGGGGGCTCATCGCTCGACATCGCCAAGCTCGTGGCTGTCCTTCTGGTTTCCGACCAGACGCTTGCCGACATGTACGGGATCGGAAACGTTAAGGGATCACGCCTGCCGCTCGTGCTGGTGCCGACCACGGCCGGTACCGGTTCGGAAGTCACAAACATCTCCATCATCACCACGGGAGAAACCACCAAGATGGGGGTCGTTTCTCCGCAGCTTTACGCTGATTTCGTTCTTCTGGATGCTGAACTGACGGTGGGACTGCCGCAGGTCCATACGGCTGCCACCGGTATCGATGCCATGGTGCATGCCATCGAGGCTTACACCAGCAAACACAAGAAGAACCCGCTATCAGATGCTCTGGCGCGCGAGGCACTGCGGCTGCTCGGTGCAAACCTGATCGCCGCCTGCAGGAACGGGGCCGACCGGAAAGCCCGTGAAGGCATGCTTTTGGGTGCGACATTGGCAGGTCAGGCTTTCGCCAACTCACCGGTGGCCGCCGTCCACGCGCTCGCTTATCCGCTGGGCGGCCATTATCACGTGCCACACGGGCTTTCCAATGCCCTGATGCTGGGGCCGGTTTTACGCTTTAACGCGAAGGCTGCAGCGTCGCTTTATGCGGAGCTTGCCGACGTGCTGGGTGTTCCGGGTGAAGGGGATGCGGCAACCCGTTCGGATGCGTTCGTTCAGCATATGGAAACGCTGATGGACGAAAGCGGCGCGCCGCGGCGTCTGCGCGATGTCGGCGTGACGGACAACACGCTCGCCATGCTTGCGTCCGACGCAATGAAACAGAGCCGTCTGTTGGTCAATAATCCGGTCGAAGTCCGCGAAGAGGATGCGCTTGCGCTCTACCGCGAGGCGTTCTGA
- a CDS encoding OsmC family protein yields MVRSVIELRNVAGTEAAMGWAGGHTVVIDRPEGKAGGLGLGFNGGQMLALAIGGCYCNDLRYVAHERGVKIEQIAVTATLDLEGVPLVATKAVLSVKCETSDGSDPKALIDHAWSVCTVANSLNRGIPTIIQVA; encoded by the coding sequence ATGGTGCGGTCGGTCATCGAGTTGCGGAACGTCGCCGGCACTGAGGCAGCGATGGGTTGGGCTGGCGGCCATACGGTGGTCATCGATCGGCCGGAAGGCAAGGCCGGGGGATTGGGTCTCGGTTTCAATGGCGGCCAAATGCTCGCTCTAGCAATAGGAGGCTGCTACTGTAATGACCTACGCTATGTCGCCCATGAACGTGGCGTGAAAATCGAACAAATTGCCGTAACAGCGACACTTGACCTAGAGGGTGTACCGCTGGTCGCCACCAAAGCCGTGCTATCTGTAAAGTGCGAGACATCGGACGGCTCCGATCCGAAAGCCTTGATCGATCATGCGTGGTCGGTGTGCACAGTCGCCAACTCCCTCAATCGCGGGATCCCGACGATAATACAGGTCGCATGA
- a CDS encoding class I SAM-dependent methyltransferase, whose product MTQDFAAKFDASRAGEYARQSRIALAGYDACHELSACMLSAALGEGTAARVLVVGAGGTAGEIIAAARLEPQWSFVAVDPSAPMLNLARDHLVRAEVSDRVETVLGTVSDLDRAPSFDAAIMIGVLHHLPGNAAKQDVLAQIAMRLYPDAPLIVAGNYRAYASQPLLMAAWAARWRMNGAGPEEVQAKMGKILQGAEPPRSEDEVISLLEGVGFNEPLRFFAGLFWGAWLARHVGNAK is encoded by the coding sequence ATGACACAGGATTTTGCAGCTAAATTTGACGCCTCCCGCGCAGGGGAATACGCACGACAGAGTAGGATAGCGCTGGCCGGATATGACGCCTGCCACGAGCTTTCCGCCTGCATGCTGTCGGCAGCTCTGGGCGAAGGAACGGCGGCACGGGTTCTGGTTGTCGGGGCCGGCGGTACGGCGGGCGAAATCATCGCCGCCGCTCGGCTGGAACCGCAATGGTCCTTTGTCGCCGTCGATCCTTCAGCACCGATGCTCAACCTTGCACGCGATCATCTGGTCAGGGCCGAAGTGTCTGACCGGGTGGAGACCGTCCTCGGAACGGTCTCCGATCTGGATAGAGCTCCATCGTTTGACGCCGCAATCATGATCGGCGTGCTGCACCATTTGCCAGGGAACGCCGCAAAGCAGGATGTTCTGGCGCAGATTGCAATGCGGCTGTATCCTGACGCGCCCCTGATTGTGGCGGGGAATTATCGGGCGTATGCGTCGCAGCCCCTGCTCATGGCAGCATGGGCAGCACGCTGGCGTATGAACGGCGCCGGGCCAGAAGAGGTCCAGGCCAAAATGGGCAAGATTCTGCAGGGTGCGGAGCCACCCCGATCGGAAGACGAGGTCATTTCATTGCTGGAAGGCGTTGGTTTCAACGAACCGCTTCGGTTTTTTGCAGGCCTGTTTTGGGGAGCATGGCTGGCCCGACACGTGGGGAACGCTAAGTGA
- the blcR gene encoding IclR family transcriptional regulator BlcR yields the protein MGQRGQVCQGRCMAEDQQSSQISDTVPALRRAVRILDLVAGSPRDLTAAELTRILDLPKSSAHGLLAVMTELDLLARSADGTLRIGPHSLRWANGFLSHLDIVSTFNDHLAQRHDLDPYTVTLTVREGGEVVYIGCRNSAQPLGHTFRIGMRLPAPFTATGKILLSDLGPGELRMLFSQFPQPLTSRSVAGLSQLEEELALTRARGYSIDDGQIREGMLCIGAAIRDYSGAASAGIAISLIRSEASDEKIASLGEELRTTANALSEKLGYRSQKD from the coding sequence ATGGGCCAAAGGGGCCAAGTGTGTCAAGGAAGGTGCATGGCTGAAGATCAACAATCGTCGCAAATATCAGACACTGTACCAGCACTCAGACGCGCCGTGCGTATTCTGGATCTTGTGGCAGGTTCCCCGCGGGACCTTACAGCCGCCGAGCTGACACGCATTCTGGATTTGCCCAAAAGCAGCGCGCATGGCTTGCTTGCGGTGATGACTGAGCTTGATCTTCTGGCGCGATCTGCCGATGGAACCCTGCGTATTGGACCCCACTCGCTCAGATGGGCAAATGGTTTTCTGTCGCACCTCGATATAGTATCGACATTCAACGACCATCTCGCCCAGCGCCACGACCTCGATCCCTACACGGTGACCCTCACCGTCCGCGAGGGTGGCGAAGTCGTTTACATCGGCTGTCGCAACTCGGCTCAGCCGCTTGGACACACGTTCCGGATCGGTATGCGTCTGCCGGCGCCATTTACGGCCACCGGGAAGATTCTCCTGTCCGATCTGGGGCCTGGTGAATTGAGGATGCTGTTCTCTCAGTTTCCACAGCCTCTGACATCAAGGAGTGTTGCTGGCCTTTCGCAGCTTGAAGAGGAACTGGCTCTGACGCGCGCTCGCGGCTACTCCATCGACGATGGTCAGATCCGCGAAGGTATGCTTTGCATTGGGGCTGCGATACGCGATTACTCGGGAGCCGCATCTGCCGGCATTGCAATCAGTCTGATCCGCAGCGAAGCCAGCGACGAAAAAATCGCTAGCCTTGGTGAGGAGCTTCGCACCACTGCCAACGCGCTTTCTGAAAAGCTTGGGTACCGATCGCAGAAAGACTAG
- a CDS encoding lipocalin-like domain-containing protein: MNAKAILLLLCASCTSLPTPVMGQGFAGLGSNAEGFSIPTRGVELVFPKDHKPHPGFKIEWWYVTANLQTADGQRMGVQWTLFRSALEPVERPGWSDPQIWIGHAAVTTASRHHVAERLARGGVGQAGVKGEPFDAWIDNWQMKAGTDDARDDLDQIDLNANGESFRYRLKLQAHGPLVRQGDNGYSVKSAEGQASYYYSQPFYSVSGSVFLDGETHEVTGEAWLDREWSSQPLASSQTGWDWFSLHLASGEKLMAFRLRDDKSGYISANWISADGRASPVDPDDVLLSPLRTADINGKSVPVEWSVKIPSRGLDIKTKPLNEKAWMATSTPYWEGPIEFDGSTSGQGYLEMTGY; the protein is encoded by the coding sequence GTGAACGCTAAAGCCATTCTCCTGCTCCTTTGCGCTTCATGCACTTCCTTGCCCACGCCGGTCATGGGGCAAGGCTTTGCGGGCCTCGGGTCAAATGCCGAAGGCTTCAGCATTCCCACACGCGGCGTTGAACTCGTCTTTCCAAAAGACCACAAGCCGCATCCCGGTTTCAAGATCGAGTGGTGGTACGTTACTGCAAATCTGCAGACGGCCGATGGACAGCGCATGGGCGTCCAATGGACACTTTTTCGTTCTGCGCTTGAACCTGTGGAGCGCCCCGGATGGTCCGACCCTCAAATTTGGATTGGCCACGCAGCCGTGACGACTGCGAGCCGCCACCATGTTGCCGAACGGCTGGCGCGGGGAGGCGTGGGGCAGGCGGGGGTCAAAGGCGAACCCTTCGACGCCTGGATTGACAATTGGCAAATGAAGGCAGGGACTGACGACGCACGGGACGACCTCGATCAGATCGATTTGAACGCCAATGGCGAGAGCTTCCGATATCGTCTGAAACTTCAGGCCCACGGGCCTTTGGTGCGTCAGGGGGACAACGGCTACTCGGTTAAATCGGCAGAGGGCCAAGCAAGCTATTATTACTCCCAGCCATTCTACAGTGTCAGCGGCAGCGTCTTTCTTGATGGTGAAACTCATGAGGTAACGGGCGAGGCGTGGCTCGATCGGGAATGGTCGTCGCAACCGCTAGCCTCGAGCCAGACGGGATGGGACTGGTTTTCCCTTCACCTCGCATCCGGCGAAAAACTCATGGCCTTCCGTCTGCGTGACGACAAAAGCGGCTACATCTCCGCCAACTGGATTTCCGCCGATGGCAGGGCGTCTCCCGTCGATCCGGACGACGTTTTGCTCAGTCCGTTGCGAACCGCGGATATCAACGGCAAGAGCGTTCCGGTCGAATGGAGCGTGAAGATACCCAGCCGTGGCCTCGACATAAAAACGAAGCCCCTGAACGAGAAAGCCTGGATGGCGACGTCAACCCCCTACTGGGAGGGGCCAATAGAGTTTGATGGAAGCACATCGGGACAAGGTTATCTGGAGATGACCGGATATTAG
- a CDS encoding CatB-related O-acetyltransferase: MSLLDPDAIHPITLPDGRVYSDTVYLKNVVDHPRIEVGEYSYFTHSGTPEETAQILAPYLGHTCRERLLIGKFVQIAKGCYFITSSANHPMTGFTTYPFRIFKPETFGYKELPVKDTVVGHDVWIGHNAAIMPGVRIGAGAIVAAASVVARDIPPYAVVGGNPATVIRMRYPAEVIDVLLHIAWWDWPIEKIEANLASLSNGDLDALKIA; encoded by the coding sequence ATGTCGCTCCTCGATCCTGACGCAATCCATCCTATCACCCTGCCTGACGGCAGGGTTTATTCGGACACGGTGTATCTAAAGAACGTCGTCGACCATCCTCGTATCGAGGTCGGCGAATACAGCTACTTCACGCATTCTGGAACCCCAGAAGAGACAGCCCAGATACTTGCCCCTTATCTCGGTCACACATGTCGCGAGCGGCTGCTGATCGGCAAATTTGTACAGATTGCTAAGGGTTGCTACTTCATAACCAGCTCGGCCAATCATCCCATGACTGGTTTCACAACATATCCATTTCGAATCTTCAAGCCCGAGACGTTTGGCTACAAGGAACTGCCGGTCAAAGACACGGTCGTCGGTCATGACGTTTGGATCGGCCACAACGCGGCTATCATGCCTGGTGTGCGCATTGGCGCGGGTGCTATCGTGGCCGCAGCCTCGGTCGTTGCTCGCGATATCCCGCCTTACGCCGTGGTTGGCGGCAATCCCGCTACCGTGATTAGAATGCGTTATCCCGCTGAGGTGATAGATGTCCTGCTTCATATTGCTTGGTGGGACTGGCCAATCGAGAAGATTGAAGCTAATTTAGCATCTCTGAGTAATGGTGACCTTGACGCTCTCAAAATCGCCTAG
- the attM gene encoding AttM family quorum-quenching N-acyl homoserine lactonase, with the protein MTDIRLYMLQSGTLKCKVHNIKMNQGNGADYEIPVPFFLITHPAGHTVIDGGNAIEVATDPRGHWGGICDVYWPVLDKDQGCVDQIKALGFDPADVKYVVQSHLHLDHTGAIGRFPNATHIVQRSEYEYAFTPDWFAGGGYIRKDFDKPGLKWQFLNGAQDDYYDVYGDGTLTTIFTPGHAPGHQSFLVRLPNSKPLLLTIDAAYTLDHWEEKALPGFLASTVDTVRSVQKLRTYAEKHDATVVTGHDPDAWANFKKAPEFYA; encoded by the coding sequence GTGACCGATATCAGACTTTACATGCTTCAGTCGGGTACGCTGAAATGCAAGGTACACAACATTAAGATGAACCAGGGGAACGGTGCAGACTATGAGATCCCCGTTCCGTTTTTCCTGATTACCCATCCGGCCGGGCACACCGTGATCGACGGCGGCAACGCGATTGAAGTTGCAACAGATCCGCGTGGCCATTGGGGCGGCATCTGCGATGTCTATTGGCCAGTACTGGACAAGGACCAGGGCTGCGTTGACCAGATCAAGGCGCTTGGTTTCGATCCGGCCGATGTCAAATATGTTGTGCAGTCGCACCTGCATCTCGATCATACCGGCGCCATCGGTCGCTTCCCCAACGCAACCCACATCGTGCAGCGCTCTGAATATGAATATGCCTTTACGCCCGACTGGTTTGCTGGCGGCGGCTATATCCGCAAGGACTTCGACAAGCCGGGTCTGAAGTGGCAGTTCCTCAACGGTGCGCAGGACGATTATTACGATGTTTACGGCGACGGCACGCTCACCACGATCTTCACGCCCGGTCATGCGCCCGGCCACCAGTCCTTCCTGGTGCGCCTGCCAAACAGCAAACCGCTTCTCCTGACGATCGATGCTGCCTACACACTGGACCACTGGGAAGAGAAGGCTTTGCCTGGCTTCCTTGCCTCGACCGTTGACACGGTCCGTTCTGTTCAGAAGCTCCGCACCTATGCCGAAAAGCATGATGCGACAGTCGTCACCGGCCATGACCCTGACGCCTGGGCGAACTTCAAGAAGGCTCCCGAATTTTACGCGTAA